In the genome of Gemmatimonas sp., one region contains:
- a CDS encoding TolC family protein, with protein sequence MRTHPISWIAAASLALPGLLAAQSPLRLADALAEADRRAFANRQATAHAASSRAQAALPLKGILPSARVEGGFVRTTDPIGAFGTTLRQRAVTPAAFDPARLNDPAPVNNMTGGLVLEVPVFNADALTGWRAARSAADAHDAMADWTAVNTRAMVVKAYYGAVLAEEKVAMLTQARRAAESAVRQVESMVRQGLVTKADQLQASVRAGDIESQLLAARNDAITARQQLAMLLGRTDTAQVALPTSLPGDSVVRAFARSTPMGSGERPAALTRDDVRAAQLGARAAAADRQRATATLLPRVNGFARYDYNSPTTLYGGRPNWTVGVMGSWSLFGGASELADVAGASARARSARAGEEAAQVNARVETEAAARGVTLALQRLDLATMAAAQSREAHRLVEKRYAGGLATVAELLGAETAATGAALAEAAARYTLIDALAQHRRAIGADPGALAQLDGRNAASTNDVRNEDPTP encoded by the coding sequence ATGCGTACCCACCCAATCTCCTGGATCGCCGCCGCGTCGCTCGCCCTCCCCGGGCTGCTCGCGGCGCAGTCGCCCCTCCGCCTCGCTGACGCGCTGGCGGAGGCCGACCGCCGGGCCTTTGCCAACCGACAGGCCACGGCCCATGCCGCCAGCAGCCGCGCCCAGGCGGCGCTCCCTCTCAAGGGCATCCTCCCCTCGGCGCGGGTCGAGGGCGGATTCGTCCGCACCACCGACCCCATCGGCGCCTTCGGCACCACGCTGCGTCAGCGTGCCGTCACGCCGGCCGCCTTCGACCCGGCCCGGCTCAACGACCCGGCGCCGGTGAACAACATGACCGGCGGTCTCGTGCTCGAGGTGCCGGTCTTCAACGCCGACGCCCTTACCGGCTGGCGCGCCGCCCGGTCGGCGGCCGATGCCCACGACGCCATGGCGGACTGGACCGCGGTGAACACCCGGGCGATGGTCGTGAAGGCCTACTACGGCGCCGTGCTGGCCGAAGAGAAGGTGGCCATGCTCACCCAGGCCAGGCGCGCCGCCGAGTCGGCCGTGAGGCAGGTGGAAAGCATGGTGCGCCAAGGGCTCGTGACCAAGGCCGACCAGCTGCAGGCCAGCGTGCGCGCCGGTGATATCGAATCACAGCTCCTGGCCGCCCGCAACGACGCCATCACGGCCCGTCAGCAGCTGGCCATGCTACTGGGGCGTACCGACACGGCCCAGGTGGCATTGCCGACGTCGCTGCCCGGTGACTCCGTGGTTCGGGCCTTCGCCCGCAGCACGCCCATGGGCAGCGGTGAACGTCCTGCCGCGCTCACCCGCGACGACGTGCGCGCCGCCCAACTCGGCGCCCGCGCCGCCGCCGCCGATCGCCAGCGCGCCACGGCCACGCTGCTGCCGCGGGTCAACGGCTTCGCGCGCTACGACTACAACTCGCCAACTACGCTCTATGGCGGCCGGCCCAACTGGACGGTGGGGGTGATGGGCTCGTGGTCGCTCTTCGGCGGGGCCAGTGAACTGGCCGATGTGGCCGGTGCGTCGGCGCGCGCCCGCAGCGCCCGCGCGGGAGAGGAAGCGGCGCAGGTGAACGCCCGGGTAGAAACCGAGGCGGCTGCGCGTGGTGTGACCCTCGCCCTGCAGCGACTCGACCTGGCCACCATGGCCGCCGCACAGAGCCGCGAAGCGCACCGCCTGGTGGAGAAGCGCTACGCCGGTGGCCTGGCCACCGTGGCTGAACTGCTGGGCGCGGAGACGGCCGCCACCGGGGCCGCGCTGGCCGAGGCCGCCGCGCGCTACACGCTCATAGACGCACTGGCCCAGCATCGCCGCGCCATTGGCGCCGACCCCGGCGCCCTCGCGCAGCTCGATGGCCGGAACGCCGCTTCCACGAATGATGTCCGCAACGAGGACCCGACTCCATGA
- a CDS encoding efflux RND transporter periplasmic adaptor subunit translates to MTTTMTTIISRRPSALLLTGLSLGALVLGACGGSEKADDSANGTRTPAATPRLEGTTLTLSDTTITTTFEASGVAEPMQQAMVSTKLMGTVTAVRVHEGDAVRAGQVLVEVDARDLTAKAAQVSASIADAEAMHREASAHAARFTALYNDSAATRAQYDAAMTGLARAEAGLRAARAGAGELDAVRSYATVRAPFSGIVTMRHADPGTFAAPGMPLITVQDASSLRLSVSAPTEAVRGLTRGARLNATIDGQAVTATVEGVVPANAGNLFTVNAVVANRSGALRAGSAATVALPTGTTSGLVVPVAALVRDGDLVGVIVRANGVDDRRWVRVGTITTTHAEITGGLKAGEVIVIPAASNGTTNGATNGSSSASPKAGT, encoded by the coding sequence ATGACGACGACGATGACCACGATCATTTCGCGCCGCCCGTCGGCGCTGCTGCTGACCGGACTTTCCCTGGGCGCCCTCGTGCTGGGGGCGTGCGGCGGATCGGAGAAGGCCGACGATTCGGCCAACGGCACACGGACACCGGCCGCCACGCCGCGCCTCGAGGGCACCACGCTCACGCTCTCCGACACCACCATTACGACGACCTTCGAGGCCAGCGGGGTGGCCGAGCCCATGCAGCAGGCCATGGTGAGCACGAAGCTCATGGGCACGGTGACCGCGGTACGGGTGCACGAGGGTGATGCGGTGCGCGCCGGTCAGGTGCTGGTGGAGGTCGACGCCCGTGATCTCACCGCCAAGGCGGCGCAGGTATCGGCGTCCATTGCCGACGCGGAGGCCATGCACAGGGAGGCGTCGGCGCACGCGGCGCGCTTCACGGCGCTCTACAACGACAGTGCCGCCACCAGGGCGCAGTACGATGCCGCCATGACCGGGCTCGCCCGCGCCGAGGCGGGGCTGCGCGCCGCACGGGCCGGCGCCGGTGAACTCGATGCTGTACGCAGCTACGCCACCGTGCGCGCGCCGTTCAGTGGTATCGTGACCATGCGCCACGCCGATCCGGGCACCTTCGCCGCACCGGGCATGCCGCTGATCACGGTGCAGGATGCCTCGAGCCTGCGGCTCAGCGTGTCGGCCCCCACGGAAGCGGTGCGTGGCCTCACGCGCGGCGCCCGGCTGAACGCGACCATCGATGGCCAGGCGGTCACGGCCACGGTGGAGGGCGTCGTGCCCGCCAACGCGGGCAATCTGTTCACGGTGAATGCCGTGGTGGCCAACCGTAGCGGCGCCCTGCGCGCCGGCAGCGCGGCCACGGTGGCGCTGCCCACCGGCACCACGAGCGGGCTGGTCGTGCCGGTGGCGGCGCTCGTGCGTGACGGCGATCTGGTGGGGGTGATCGTGCGCGCCAACGGGGTGGACGACCGCCGTTGGGTGCGCGTGGGCACCATCACCACCACGCACGCCGAGATCACCGGCGGGCTCAAGGCGGGTGAAGTCATCGTGATTCCGGCGGCGAGCAACGGGACGACGAATGGGGCGACGAATGGGTCAAGCTCCGCGTCGCCCAAGGCGGGCACATGA
- a CDS encoding efflux RND transporter permease subunit — MSSLKSWGISGRVAKAFLNSKLTPLVTFASLAVGVLGLMATPREEEPQISVPMIDVIAAMPGASPAEAENLLARPIEQRMMELPGVDHVYTMSGDGYSMVTVRFKVGEDQERSVTRVQAKLAGAMDKAPPGALPPIVKAHSIDDVPVLTLTLHAANSNANELRQIAVHLEDEIRTVPEVAETFVTGGAPKQVKVVLDAARLAASGVTPGEVAMALTQANARLDAGELTARDSVVQIAVGAPLTNAREVGSIVVSNRRGAPVYLRTVADVRDDFGDLTSYVSHRTGSGAAESAVTIAVAKRKGANATDVTHAVLARVEQAKGRLVPASVQLDVTRDYGETAGEKAEELILHLIIATVSVTLLIWLFLGWREALVVLVAVPVTLALTLFVYYALGYTLNRITLFALIFSIGILVDDAIVVVENIYRHLQMGNRPADIASIDAVDEVGNPTILATFTVIAAIVPMAFVSGLMGPYMRPIPVGASVAMLASLAVAFIVTPYLAYRLLKGHVVAGHGSIQHPPEEGGKTDKLYHRLMTPLIENTGTRFAFYGVVVALLVGSMGLVGIKAVQVKMLPFDNKSEFQVVLDFPEGTSLETSNRAASEIAAYLGTVPEVVSTQVYAGTAAPFNFNGLVRHYFMRSGANVADVQVNLKGKSERDRQSHDIAVAVRPAVDSIAKQYGASAKVAEIPPGPPVLSTLVAEVYAADDASRLEAAKAVKQVFESTPGVVDVDWTVEAPQQKRTFRVDRMRAAEVGATVEQITQTLYLALSGAPAGLASTPTAKEAVAIVPRLPLAQRSSVDALLALPMATMQGPQPLGRFVTVVEGTREGSRIRKDLRPAIYVTGDVAREVESPVYAILDMNRQIEAIEVNGARVGIYNAVQPESLSETAIKWDGEWQVTIEVFRDLGLAFAIVLVLIYVLVVGWFQSFTIPLVIMAPIPLTLIGILPGHAIGGAFFTATSMIGMIALAGIIVRNSILLVDFIQLEEARGRSLVDAVLEAGAVRFRPIALTAAAVVVGGLVMVLDPIFQGLAVALMSGAVVATLLTMVVVPLLYWELRKHAPPLADSPLHTETVD, encoded by the coding sequence ATGAGCAGCCTCAAGTCCTGGGGCATTTCGGGACGCGTCGCGAAGGCGTTCCTCAACAGCAAGCTCACGCCGCTGGTGACGTTCGCGTCGCTGGCCGTGGGAGTGCTGGGGCTCATGGCCACGCCCCGCGAGGAAGAGCCGCAGATCTCGGTGCCCATGATCGATGTGATCGCCGCCATGCCCGGCGCCTCGCCAGCGGAAGCGGAGAATCTGCTGGCGCGTCCCATCGAACAGCGCATGATGGAGCTCCCGGGGGTGGACCATGTGTACACCATGTCGGGCGACGGCTACAGCATGGTCACGGTGCGCTTCAAGGTGGGCGAAGACCAGGAGCGCAGCGTGACCCGGGTGCAGGCCAAGCTGGCCGGAGCCATGGACAAGGCCCCGCCGGGCGCCCTGCCGCCCATCGTGAAGGCGCACAGCATCGACGACGTGCCGGTGCTGACGCTCACGCTGCACGCCGCGAACAGCAACGCGAACGAGCTGCGCCAGATTGCCGTGCACCTCGAAGACGAAATCCGGACGGTACCCGAGGTGGCGGAAACGTTCGTGACCGGGGGCGCGCCGAAGCAGGTGAAGGTGGTGCTCGACGCCGCGCGGCTGGCCGCGAGTGGCGTGACGCCGGGAGAGGTGGCGATGGCGCTCACGCAGGCCAACGCCCGTCTCGACGCCGGCGAACTCACCGCGCGCGACAGCGTGGTGCAGATCGCCGTGGGCGCGCCGCTCACCAACGCGCGGGAGGTGGGGAGCATCGTGGTGAGCAATCGCCGCGGCGCTCCGGTGTATCTGCGCACCGTGGCCGACGTGCGTGATGATTTCGGCGACCTCACGAGCTACGTATCGCACCGCACCGGTAGCGGTGCCGCCGAGTCGGCGGTGACCATTGCCGTGGCCAAGCGCAAGGGCGCCAACGCCACCGACGTCACGCACGCCGTACTGGCGCGCGTGGAGCAGGCCAAGGGCCGCCTGGTGCCGGCCAGTGTGCAGCTGGATGTCACGCGCGACTATGGCGAAACGGCCGGCGAGAAGGCGGAGGAGCTCATTCTCCACCTCATCATTGCCACCGTCTCGGTCACGCTGCTCATCTGGCTGTTCCTCGGCTGGCGCGAGGCGCTGGTGGTGCTGGTGGCGGTGCCGGTCACGTTGGCGCTCACGCTGTTCGTGTACTACGCGCTGGGCTACACGCTCAACCGCATCACGCTCTTCGCGCTCATCTTCTCCATTGGCATTCTCGTGGACGATGCCATCGTGGTGGTGGAGAACATCTACCGCCACCTGCAGATGGGGAACCGGCCGGCGGACATCGCCAGCATCGACGCCGTGGACGAGGTGGGCAACCCCACCATCCTGGCCACCTTCACGGTGATCGCGGCCATCGTGCCCATGGCGTTCGTGAGCGGGCTCATGGGCCCCTACATGCGTCCCATTCCGGTGGGCGCGAGCGTGGCCATGCTGGCGTCGCTGGCGGTGGCGTTCATCGTGACGCCATATCTGGCCTACCGCCTGCTCAAGGGGCATGTGGTGGCGGGGCATGGCTCCATCCAGCACCCGCCCGAAGAAGGGGGCAAGACTGACAAGCTGTACCACCGCCTCATGACGCCGCTCATCGAGAACACGGGTACGCGATTCGCCTTCTACGGCGTGGTGGTGGCGCTGCTGGTGGGCAGCATGGGGCTCGTGGGGATCAAGGCGGTGCAGGTGAAGATGCTCCCCTTCGACAACAAGAGCGAGTTCCAGGTGGTGCTCGACTTCCCCGAGGGCACGTCGTTGGAAACGTCCAACCGGGCCGCCTCGGAGATTGCCGCGTACCTCGGCACGGTGCCCGAAGTGGTGAGCACGCAGGTGTACGCCGGCACGGCGGCGCCCTTCAACTTCAACGGGCTCGTGCGCCACTACTTCATGCGCAGCGGCGCCAACGTGGCCGACGTACAGGTGAACCTCAAGGGCAAGAGCGAGCGCGACCGCCAGAGCCACGACATCGCCGTGGCGGTGCGTCCGGCAGTCGATTCCATCGCGAAGCAGTACGGCGCGTCGGCCAAGGTGGCGGAGATTCCGCCGGGGCCGCCGGTGCTCTCCACACTGGTGGCCGAGGTGTATGCGGCTGACGACGCGTCGCGCCTGGAGGCAGCGAAGGCCGTGAAGCAGGTGTTCGAAAGCACGCCCGGCGTAGTGGATGTGGACTGGACGGTGGAGGCGCCGCAGCAGAAGCGCACCTTCCGGGTGGATCGCATGCGGGCCGCCGAGGTGGGGGCCACTGTGGAGCAGATCACGCAGACGCTGTATCTCGCGCTCAGCGGAGCGCCGGCGGGGCTGGCGAGCACGCCCACGGCGAAGGAAGCGGTGGCCATCGTGCCACGGCTGCCGTTGGCACAGCGCTCGAGCGTGGACGCGCTGCTGGCGCTGCCCATGGCCACCATGCAGGGGCCGCAACCGCTGGGCCGCTTCGTGACGGTGGTGGAGGGCACGCGGGAAGGGTCGCGCATCCGCAAGGACCTGCGCCCGGCCATCTACGTGACCGGCGATGTGGCGCGCGAAGTTGAAAGTCCGGTCTACGCCATCCTCGACATGAACCGCCAGATCGAGGCCATCGAGGTGAACGGCGCGCGCGTGGGCATCTACAACGCCGTGCAGCCGGAATCGCTCAGCGAGACCGCCATCAAGTGGGACGGCGAGTGGCAGGTGACCATCGAGGTGTTCCGTGACCTCGGCCTCGCCTTCGCCATCGTGCTGGTGCTGATCTACGTGCTCGTGGTGGGGTGGTTCCAGAGCTTCACCATTCCGCTGGTGATCATGGCCCCCATTCCGCTCACGCTCATCGGCATCCTGCCCGGGCATGCCATTGGCGGCGCGTTCTTCACCGCCACGAGCATGATCGGCATGATCGCGCTGGCCGGCATCATCGTACGCAACTCCATTCTGTTGGTGGACTTCATCCAGCTGGAGGAAGCGCGCGGCCGGTCGCTGGTGGACGCGGTGCTCGAGGCGGGGGCGGTGCGCTTCCGCCCCATTGCCCTCACCGCCGCGGCGGTGGTGGTGGGCGGGCTGGTGATGGTGCTCGACCCGATCTTCCAGGGGCTCGCCGTGGCGCTCATGAGCGGCGCCGTGGTGGCCACGCTGCTCACCATGGTGGTGGTACCCCTGCTGTACTGGGAACTGCGCAAGCACGCGCCGCCCCTGGCCGATTCCCCGCTTCACACGGAGACCGTGGACTGA
- a CDS encoding DUF2892 domain-containing protein, with the protein MCNDNVIRRFAGVFILLSVLLGFTVSQHWFFFTAFVGFNLLQSSFTSFCPLEKILARLGLFGCRAPAQSSR; encoded by the coding sequence ATGTGCAACGACAACGTCATTCGCCGCTTTGCCGGCGTGTTCATCCTGCTTTCGGTGCTGCTGGGCTTCACCGTGTCGCAGCACTGGTTCTTCTTCACGGCATTCGTGGGCTTCAACCTGCTGCAGTCGAGCTTCACCAGCTTCTGCCCGCTCGAGAAGATCCTCGCGCGGCTGGGCTTGTTCGGATGCCGCGCACCGGCGCAATCTTCACGCTGA
- the trxA gene encoding thioredoxin, protein MSSTNTPTRHAIVPCGSCGKLNRVQMQAASGAPVCGTCRRALTVDAPITLTDATFDTVMAKSTVPVLVDFYADWCGPCKAMAPVFADFARRQKGRVLVAKVNTDENPGVSMRFGIRSIPTLTLMHGGREVSRQVGAVPMAALERMVDGVG, encoded by the coding sequence ATGAGCAGCACCAACACGCCCACACGGCACGCCATCGTGCCGTGTGGTTCCTGCGGCAAGTTGAATCGGGTGCAGATGCAGGCCGCCAGTGGGGCGCCCGTGTGCGGCACCTGCCGCCGTGCCCTGACGGTCGACGCCCCCATTACGCTCACCGACGCCACCTTCGATACGGTGATGGCCAAGAGCACGGTGCCGGTGCTGGTGGACTTCTACGCCGACTGGTGCGGCCCCTGCAAGGCGATGGCGCCGGTGTTCGCCGACTTTGCGCGGCGGCAGAAGGGGCGCGTGCTGGTGGCCAAGGTGAACACCGACGAGAACCCGGGCGTCTCCATGCGCTTCGGCATTCGGAGCATCCCCACGCTCACGCTCATGCACGGCGGCCGAGAAGTGAGTCGCCAGGTGGGAGCGGTGCCAATGGCCGCGCTCGAGCGCATGGTCGATGGGGTCGGTTGA
- a CDS encoding metalloregulator ArsR/SmtB family transcription factor, whose product MAVKRMGPELLEMVAERFKALSDRARLSLLQELRGGPRTVNELVEATGMGQANVSRHLSQLFANGLVARERDGVYVRYELADKDVLKLCELVCGRLETELTERRKVIGGR is encoded by the coding sequence ATGGCCGTCAAGCGCATGGGGCCGGAGTTGCTGGAGATGGTGGCGGAGCGCTTCAAGGCGCTCAGCGACCGCGCTCGCCTGAGCTTGCTGCAGGAGCTGCGCGGCGGTCCACGCACGGTGAACGAGCTGGTGGAGGCCACCGGCATGGGGCAGGCGAACGTGTCGCGGCATCTGTCGCAGCTCTTCGCCAACGGCCTCGTGGCCCGCGAGCGCGATGGCGTGTACGTGCGCTACGAACTGGCCGACAAGGACGTGCTCAAGCTGTGCGAACTCGTCTGCGGCCGGCTCGAGACCGAACTCACCGAGCGCCGCAAGGTCATCGGCGGGCGGTGA
- a CDS encoding OsmC family protein, with product MIRTGSAVWHGTIKDGNGTITTPSGVLSATPYSFKLRFEDESGRNGTNPEELIGAAHAGCYSMALSGQLTRAGFTPESLATTAAVTLEQKDGGFAITKVHLTLDAKVPGISAEQFQELANAAKVGCPVSKVLNAEITLTATLG from the coding sequence ATGATCCGCACTGGCTCGGCCGTCTGGCACGGCACCATCAAGGACGGTAACGGCACCATCACCACGCCGAGCGGCGTGCTCAGCGCCACCCCGTATTCGTTCAAGCTGCGCTTCGAGGACGAAAGCGGCCGCAACGGTACCAACCCCGAGGAGCTCATCGGGGCGGCGCACGCCGGGTGCTACTCCATGGCCCTGTCGGGGCAGCTCACGCGGGCCGGCTTCACGCCGGAATCGCTCGCGACGACGGCGGCGGTGACGCTGGAGCAGAAGGATGGCGGCTTCGCGATCACGAAGGTGCACCTCACGCTCGACGCGAAGGTGCCGGGCATTTCGGCCGAGCAGTTCCAGGAGCTGGCCAACGCCGCGAAGGTGGGGTGCCCCGTGTCGAAGGTGCTGAACGCCGAGATCACGCTCACGGCCACGCTGGGCTGA
- a CDS encoding gluconate 2-dehydrogenase subunit 3 family protein → MQPDDAPPPVPARRQFLKTAGVLAVGTAAVGSSACDVKEPATVDEQPAARRVGFDRALLDALASTVLPAVLGEAGVRAATDRFVAWADGYDPVAEEMHGYGYADVRYLPADPVPAWRAQLDALDMLSRKSQRVPFTRATPAQRTAVVEAVLRTEVGERLPAPLVARHVALALLAHWSTSPEAWNLALGAQVSPLTCRKLEDAMRAPLPLAPAAATPVTSATPAGGTT, encoded by the coding sequence ATGCAACCAGACGACGCCCCCCCGCCCGTGCCAGCGCGCCGGCAGTTCCTCAAGACGGCCGGCGTGCTGGCGGTGGGCACCGCCGCCGTGGGCAGCAGCGCCTGCGATGTGAAGGAACCCGCCACGGTCGACGAGCAGCCCGCCGCGCGCCGGGTGGGCTTCGACCGCGCGCTGCTCGATGCGCTGGCCAGTACCGTGTTGCCGGCCGTGCTGGGCGAGGCGGGAGTGCGCGCGGCCACCGACCGTTTCGTGGCCTGGGCCGATGGGTACGACCCGGTGGCGGAAGAGATGCACGGCTACGGCTACGCCGACGTGCGCTACCTGCCCGCCGACCCGGTGCCCGCCTGGCGCGCGCAGCTCGATGCGCTCGACATGCTGTCGCGCAAATCCCAGCGCGTGCCGTTCACACGCGCGACGCCGGCGCAGCGCACGGCGGTGGTGGAGGCCGTATTGCGCACCGAAGTCGGGGAGCGGCTGCCGGCGCCGCTGGTGGCGCGCCATGTGGCGCTCGCGCTCCTGGCACACTGGAGCACGTCACCGGAGGCGTGGAATCTCGCGCTGGGTGCCCAGGTGTCGCCGCTCACCTGCCGCAAGCTCGAGGATGCCATGCGCGCGCCGCTGCCGCTGGCGCCGGCCGCGGCCACGCCCGTCACATCCGCAACCCCGGCCGGGGGCACCACGTGA
- a CDS encoding GMC family oxidoreductase codes for MIIQDGNTAVHETDICIIGSGITAAMMAAHLAEHASRRILVVEAGAHTTPFAQRTAARERYLAYGESPWKSDHLDDQNAFGTTWGYSPSMHVGGLAMHWGGVSPRYSPEDFRVKSLYGLGDDWPFSYDDLDPFYQEAEERMGVAGEQGPPALDPRGKPYPLPPLPVNHNLAQLQQWAGNAGIAAWSTPSAKNSTPFAGRAQCQRCDSCYPVCPTGAKYSPDFTWDTLVRERKVTLLTETLVRRLEADARTGRITHATGNRTDRSGAPVEIRATTFVLAAGFVWSPHLLLLSRSSAFPEGLANRSGLVGRYLAGHRNVNAYLRLPLELLPGINAQHSLVSKQFMRPGKQSRYLRHDLRIWESSVGREPRLRGDDSALLLGDAMLQDWQRRAKGATARVRGYYDVLPDRDSRLTLHDTQRNRFGDPMPNVAFRDAPESAALRAWQEEQLRELFRRMARAGNGEILRMENSANDLGQEHPTGGCRMGTDPTRSVVNAEGRAHDHENLWVAGAPTQPTAGCCNGTLTFAAVGLRTAAALAREK; via the coding sequence GTGATCATCCAGGACGGCAACACGGCGGTACACGAGACGGACATCTGCATCATCGGCAGCGGCATCACTGCGGCCATGATGGCCGCGCACCTGGCCGAGCATGCGTCGCGCCGCATCCTGGTGGTGGAGGCCGGGGCGCACACCACACCCTTTGCGCAGCGCACCGCCGCGCGCGAACGCTACCTGGCGTATGGCGAAAGCCCGTGGAAGTCGGACCACCTCGATGACCAGAACGCCTTCGGCACCACATGGGGCTATTCCCCCAGCATGCATGTGGGCGGGCTGGCGATGCACTGGGGCGGCGTGTCACCGCGCTACTCCCCCGAGGACTTCCGGGTGAAGTCGCTGTACGGCCTGGGCGACGACTGGCCCTTCAGCTACGACGATCTCGATCCGTTCTATCAGGAAGCCGAGGAGCGCATGGGCGTGGCGGGGGAACAGGGGCCGCCCGCCCTCGATCCGCGTGGCAAGCCGTATCCGTTGCCACCACTCCCGGTGAACCACAACCTGGCGCAGCTGCAGCAGTGGGCCGGGAACGCAGGCATTGCCGCGTGGAGCACGCCGAGCGCGAAGAACAGCACGCCCTTTGCGGGGCGCGCGCAGTGCCAGCGGTGCGACAGCTGCTACCCGGTGTGCCCCACCGGGGCCAAGTACTCTCCCGATTTCACGTGGGACACGCTGGTGCGTGAGCGCAAGGTCACGCTGCTCACCGAAACACTCGTGCGCCGCCTCGAGGCCGATGCGCGCACCGGCCGCATCACGCACGCCACCGGCAACCGAACCGACCGGAGCGGCGCGCCCGTGGAGATTCGCGCCACCACGTTCGTGCTGGCGGCCGGCTTCGTGTGGTCGCCGCATCTGCTGCTGCTCTCCCGCAGCAGCGCCTTCCCCGAGGGGCTCGCCAACCGCAGCGGCCTCGTGGGGCGCTATCTCGCCGGGCATCGCAACGTGAACGCGTACCTGCGGCTGCCACTCGAGCTGCTGCCGGGGATCAACGCGCAGCACTCGCTGGTGAGTAAACAGTTCATGCGCCCCGGCAAGCAGTCGCGCTATCTGCGGCACGACCTGCGCATCTGGGAGTCGAGCGTGGGACGCGAACCGCGGCTGCGTGGCGACGACAGCGCCCTGCTGCTAGGCGACGCCATGCTGCAGGACTGGCAGCGACGCGCCAAGGGGGCCACGGCGCGGGTGCGCGGCTACTACGACGTACTCCCCGATCGCGACAGCCGGCTCACGCTGCACGACACGCAGCGCAACCGCTTCGGCGACCCCATGCCCAACGTCGCCTTCCGCGATGCCCCGGAAAGTGCGGCGCTGCGCGCGTGGCAGGAGGAACAGCTGCGCGAACTGTTCCGCCGCATGGCCCGGGCGGGGAACGGTGAGATCCTGCGCATGGAGAACAGTGCCAACGACCTGGGGCAGGAGCATCCCACCGGCGGTTGCCGCATGGGGACCGACCCCACGCGCAGCGTGGTGAACGCCGAGGGACGCGCGCACGACCACGAGAATTTGTGGGTGGCGGGCGCACCCACGCAGCCAACCGCGGGGTGCTGCAACGGCACGCTCACGTTCGCGGCCGTGGGGCTCCGCACCGCTGCCGCGCTGGCGCGCGAGAAGTGA
- a CDS encoding zf-HC2 domain-containing protein — protein sequence MNDQGLDTMVAGVRCRDVLADLSEYLDGALNAPRVAQLQGHVAECSHCARFGGHIARTLTALRRAMPAETRDQGPAILARIAALPR from the coding sequence ATGAACGATCAGGGACTCGACACCATGGTGGCGGGGGTGCGCTGCCGTGACGTCCTGGCCGACCTGTCGGAGTATCTCGACGGAGCGCTAAACGCGCCGCGGGTGGCCCAACTGCAGGGACACGTGGCCGAGTGCAGCCACTGCGCGCGGTTCGGGGGGCACATTGCGCGCACGCTTACCGCGCTGCGACGCGCGATGCCCGCGGAAACGCGAGATCAGGGACCGGCAATTCTCGCCCGCATCGCCGCCTTGCCGAGGTAA
- a CDS encoding RNA polymerase sigma factor, producing MISDAALLAASAAGDTGAFETFMRRHQAPVARYLRTFTGAADVDDAVQETFIAVWRSAVRFRGTGHDGGARGWLYTIARHAVHHQQRRRVDEPAQLESLEQLAEQAGWGSLPEVTATGDDRPLQELLQVALARLPQEEREVLTLRELDGFTGDETAAILHVSVAAMKSRLHRARIHLVAVVRSLEQDAPPRPSSPAATHTGAAP from the coding sequence GTGATCAGCGATGCGGCGCTGCTGGCCGCATCCGCGGCGGGAGACACCGGTGCCTTCGAGACGTTCATGCGAAGGCACCAGGCGCCCGTGGCGCGCTACCTGCGCACCTTCACCGGGGCGGCCGACGTGGACGATGCGGTGCAGGAGACCTTCATCGCGGTGTGGCGCAGCGCCGTGCGCTTTCGCGGCACCGGTCACGACGGCGGCGCGCGCGGGTGGCTCTACACGATTGCCCGCCACGCCGTGCATCACCAGCAGCGGCGTCGCGTCGATGAGCCGGCGCAGCTGGAAAGCCTCGAGCAGCTCGCCGAACAGGCGGGCTGGGGGAGTCTGCCGGAGGTGACGGCCACCGGCGACGATCGCCCGCTGCAGGAACTGCTGCAGGTGGCCTTGGCGCGCCTGCCGCAGGAGGAGCGCGAAGTGCTTACGCTGCGTGAGCTCGACGGGTTCACCGGCGACGAAACGGCGGCGATTCTCCACGTCAGTGTGGCGGCCATGAAGAGCCGTCTCCATCGCGCCCGCATTCACCTTGTTGCCGTCGTGCGCTCACTCGAGCAGGACGCGCCGCCGCGCCCTTCGTCTCCCGCCGCCACTCACACCGGTGCCGCACCATGA
- a CDS encoding DUF2892 domain-containing protein encodes MSALLKKNVGPIDRALRFALGIALLSMAFTGPKAAWGFLGIIPLLTATLSTCPLYTILGFSTCKVRQPS; translated from the coding sequence ATGTCTGCCCTGCTCAAGAAGAACGTCGGACCGATCGATCGGGCGCTGCGCTTCGCCCTTGGCATTGCCCTGCTGTCCATGGCCTTCACCGGCCCCAAGGCAGCGTGGGGATTCCTGGGCATCATCCCGCTGCTCACCGCCACGTTGAGCACCTGCCCGCTCTACACGATCCTGGGCTTCTCCACCTGCAAGGTGCGCCAGCCCTCGTGA